A genomic stretch from Candidatus Amarolinea dominans includes:
- a CDS encoding ABC transporter permease, with product MKSLLKMTWMEAKLFLREPASAFFTLVFPLMYLFLFGSITGNEPTPQFGGQRTIDASIPGLTAVIICVTGLMSTTMTMATYREKGILRRLRTTPVSPLVVLAAQVIVVFAMTCLGMLLLIVAGKLVYHVRFEGNAFSMLAGFVLSSLSFFAIGFIVAGTMPTARTAWTVGMALLYPMMLLSGAFFTVELLPAAVQKVSAFMPLTYVVNLLRGLWVGEAWGKHLLDVGVLAGMLVLGIIVSAKTFRWE from the coding sequence ATGAAAAGCCTTTTGAAAATGACCTGGATGGAAGCCAAGCTGTTCCTGCGTGAGCCGGCGAGCGCCTTTTTCACGCTGGTCTTCCCCTTGATGTACCTGTTCCTGTTCGGCAGTATTACCGGCAACGAACCCACGCCGCAGTTCGGCGGTCAGAGGACGATTGACGCCTCCATACCAGGCCTTACCGCCGTGATCATCTGCGTCACTGGACTGATGTCCACCACCATGACGATGGCCACCTACCGGGAGAAAGGCATCCTGCGCCGCCTGCGGACCACGCCGGTCAGCCCGCTGGTCGTCCTGGCCGCGCAGGTGATTGTGGTCTTCGCCATGACCTGCCTGGGCATGCTGTTGCTCATCGTCGCCGGTAAACTGGTCTACCACGTGCGCTTCGAGGGCAACGCCTTCAGCATGCTGGCGGGCTTCGTCCTGAGCAGCCTGAGTTTCTTTGCGATTGGATTCATCGTGGCCGGCACCATGCCCACGGCGCGCACCGCCTGGACTGTCGGGATGGCGCTGCTGTACCCGATGATGCTCCTCTCCGGAGCCTTTTTCACGGTCGAACTGCTGCCCGCCGCCGTCCAGAAGGTTTCGGCCTTCATGCCGTTGACCTACGTGGTCAACCTGCTGCGCGGCCTGTGGGTCGGGGAAGCCTGGGGAAAACACCTGCTGGATGTCGGTGTACTGGCCGGGATGCTCGTGCTGGGGATCATCGTCTCGGCGAAGACATTCCGCTGGGAGTAG
- a CDS encoding ABC transporter ATP-binding protein, translating into MDTVVHVEGLRKLYGATVAVDDVSFEVRAGEIFGMVGPNGAGKTTTIECLEGLRKPDHGTIRVLGLDPQREGQTLCLRTGMQLQQSNLPDRMKVWEALDLYSSFYPKAADWKELLAQLGLEEKRNAFFAKLSGGQKQRLFIALALLPDPQLVFLDELTTGLDPQARHTIWDLVRDVRAQGKTVLLTTHFMEEAERLCDRVAILDHGRIVALDTPAALIRNLGVEERVVFNLDGTLPAGFKKPFPRRPGSRSRESGWSSTGRTAAGFRW; encoded by the coding sequence ATGGACACTGTTGTCCACGTTGAAGGACTGCGCAAGCTCTACGGGGCAACCGTCGCCGTGGATGATGTCTCGTTCGAGGTCCGCGCAGGCGAGATCTTTGGGATGGTCGGCCCGAACGGCGCCGGCAAGACCACGACCATCGAATGTCTGGAAGGTCTGCGCAAACCGGACCACGGGACGATCCGCGTCCTGGGCCTGGACCCACAGCGCGAGGGCCAGACCCTGTGCCTTCGCACCGGCATGCAACTGCAACAGTCCAACCTGCCGGATCGGATGAAAGTCTGGGAGGCGCTGGACCTGTACAGTTCGTTCTACCCCAAAGCGGCTGACTGGAAGGAACTGCTCGCCCAACTGGGGCTGGAGGAGAAACGCAATGCCTTCTTCGCGAAGCTGTCCGGTGGGCAGAAGCAGCGCCTGTTCATCGCCCTGGCACTCCTTCCGGACCCGCAACTGGTCTTCCTTGATGAACTGACCACCGGTCTCGACCCCCAGGCGCGGCACACCATCTGGGACCTGGTGCGCGACGTGCGCGCCCAGGGCAAGACGGTCCTCCTGACCACCCATTTCATGGAAGAGGCCGAACGCCTGTGCGACCGGGTAGCCATCCTTGACCACGGGCGGATCGTGGCGCTGGACACGCCGGCGGCCCTGATCCGCAACCTGGGGGTGGAAGAACGTGTCGTCTTCAACCTGGATGGGACCCTGCCGGCAGGCTTCAAAAAGCCCTTTCCGAGGCGGCCCGGCTCGAGGTCCAGGGAGAGCGGGTGGTCGTCCACGGGAAGAACGGCCGCCGGGTTCCGCTGGTGA
- a CDS encoding DUF362 domain-containing protein, which yields MPSTVPSTVYYASPRQTRLEANETLPIKLDLIVDKLGIRDRVKGENVAIKMHLGGNVGYSTLHPVFVRRVVQAVKDGGGRPFIVDLNWSAGDAAGRGYTAETLGCSIFPIGGMDEHYYYRHTHPFKNLTDWMLGGGIQDATFLIDLSHLKGHPSCGFGGAFKNLALGCMMQPTRGAMHDACHFDPYWFPERCPDPLVREAIIAACPHGAVVQDKHNPDSLHLHIENCNQCGRCLQVAPAGSLKIDPVNFHAFQEACAISVSLTLSTFAPGKTTFINIGTHMTPVCDCFGFTGLPILPDVGIFGSDDIVAIDQASLDMIAHSRLIEENVPLSMEPWYTEGHPFQHLHGPLKDPYKVVEYGEKLGLGSRTYELIDVMPVEQITRAPLGYINLHAG from the coding sequence ATGCCAAGCACCGTGCCAAGCACTGTGTATTATGCTTCGCCCCGCCAAACGCGGCTGGAAGCCAACGAAACGCTGCCGATCAAATTGGACCTGATCGTGGACAAGCTGGGGATCCGCGACCGGGTCAAGGGCGAGAATGTCGCGATCAAGATGCACCTGGGCGGTAACGTCGGCTACTCGACCTTGCACCCGGTGTTCGTGCGGCGTGTGGTGCAGGCGGTCAAGGACGGCGGCGGCCGGCCTTTCATCGTGGATCTGAATTGGTCCGCCGGCGACGCGGCCGGCCGCGGCTACACGGCCGAAACCCTGGGCTGCTCGATCTTCCCCATCGGCGGCATGGACGAGCATTACTACTACCGGCACACGCACCCGTTCAAGAACCTGACCGATTGGATGCTGGGCGGCGGCATCCAGGATGCGACATTCCTGATTGACCTCTCGCACCTCAAGGGGCATCCTTCGTGCGGCTTCGGCGGAGCCTTCAAGAACCTGGCCCTGGGCTGCATGATGCAACCGACCCGCGGCGCCATGCACGATGCCTGTCATTTCGATCCGTACTGGTTCCCTGAGCGCTGCCCCGACCCCCTGGTGCGCGAGGCCATCATCGCCGCCTGCCCGCATGGCGCCGTGGTGCAAGACAAGCACAACCCGGACAGCCTGCACCTGCACATCGAGAACTGCAACCAGTGCGGCCGCTGTCTGCAGGTGGCGCCGGCCGGCTCCTTGAAGATTGACCCGGTGAACTTCCACGCGTTTCAGGAGGCGTGCGCGATTTCGGTCAGCCTGACCCTCTCCACCTTTGCGCCGGGCAAGACCACCTTCATCAACATCGGCACGCATATGACGCCTGTCTGCGACTGCTTTGGCTTCACCGGCCTGCCGATCCTGCCTGACGTCGGCATCTTCGGCTCGGACGACATCGTCGCGATTGACCAGGCATCCCTGGACATGATCGCGCACAGCCGGCTGATCGAGGAAAATGTGCCGCTCTCGATGGAGCCCTGGTACACCGAGGGCCATCCCTTCCAGCACCTGCACGGCCCGCTCAAGGATCCGTACAAGGTCGTCGAGTACGGCGAGAAGCTGGGCCTGGGCTCGCGCACCTATGAGCTGATTGACGTGATGCCGGTCGAGCAGATCACGCGCGCGCCCCTCGGCTACATCAATTTGCATGCCGGCTGA